ATCACTGTCTGCATGAACAGTGTTGTATGCGCAGCATTTGAACACCCCCATATATTTGTATATCTTTGTCTGGTACCTTCCCATGCTTCAGATACAATTACGTCTAATATAATGTTATTTCATTTTCCTGTGTAGGTTCAACAGCTTAGATTAATACCTCGGGTTATAGTTGGCCACAGTTTTGGAGGGAAAGGTATCTTAGGTTAATTTGGCATGTTGCATACCTTTATTGGAGAGAGCTAGTACACAGTAAATCTGCACCTTCTTAAAATGGATTTATGCTTACTATGTTTCTGATTTTTCATGTAGTTGCCTTGAGCATGGTGGATCAAGCTGCAAAGCCTTTTGCACGACCAGTCAGAGTAAGTAATGGGAATATATTGAATAAATATCCTAGAAAGTTTGGGTGTCTCTTGGActttatctttctttttgtcTTACTAGTTGTTTGTCTAGGTTTGGGTTCTAGATGCTACGCCTGGAATAGTTCGTCCTGGTGGGGATGGGGAGGACCATCCAGAAGAATTGATATCCGTCCTAAGTACACTGCCCAAAGAGGTGAATACATGTTCAATAGTTGTTTCCTTTTTAAGGAAACTGGGCGCCTTCAAGTTTTGTAGTCCTTTTATTATTTGATTTTCTAGCCCCTTTTAAttatctcctctctctctctctctttacaaCTCTAAGTTATATTCATATAATACAACTTGATATCAGATCATTGTAAATCAGTTTACTGCTTGCGTTTTGGGTCCTACTGAGCAGAGATACGTGTGCACCTCTCATTATTTTGTCGTAAAGACTATTGTTAATGTGTAGGCGAAACTTTGTATGCTGAAAAATGTTTCTGTCTTCATTTCATTCGTTTCTGTGTAAGATTGTCATTCTACCAATTTGCCTTTTATAAATAAAAGGTTCATTCTACCAATTTTTCTTAAAGGCAGGTTTCCTCAAAGCGGGATGTTGTGGATGCTCTACTTCAAAAAGGATTCTCCAAAGATGTTGCACAGGTACTTTTAAACTGTGAGCCATGCTTGAATGGATTAATTTGTAGTTTGGGCTCTGAAACCTTTATGTATGGGTCagtttggatttatttttatttgtcttGCCGACATTAATACTTGGCCTAATTCGCTATTTTATCCTCAGTGAATAACTGTCATAAGTTTTTGCATGTTTGATTGCTACTTTTTGGTTCTTTATTTATGGAACCAATCTAATTTTCAAGTCAGCATTGTTATGTTATTCATTCATGCCTTCAGGATGTtattttatgttattatatGCTGTTTCACGTGCAGTGGGTGGTTACTAATCTTCGACCAACCAAGTCTCCTGGTTCGTCACCATCAACCTTCTCATGGGTGTTCGATCTGAAGGGAATCGCTGAAATGTATAAATCTTATGAAGAAACAAATTTATGGTAATTATTCATATCCTTATTGTGTTGGATTATTGTCGTATGTGGCACAGGAGTCAATACCTAGGCTCTACCAGTTAAATatcctttaaaaaaaagaaaaactgccCGCTTGTCTGAGCTGGTGGTATTCTTTAATGAATTGTGTTTTCTTTTGGAGTGTTCACTTTTTTATTCTGGATGTACATCAAACTAAATACCTTTCAATCATACTATGTGTATATAAAAAGTTAAATCTCTTCACATATTGAAACAAAAAGGACATTGTCATTCTGAAGCTATGCGTACTTCAACTTTTTCCCAATATCTTGAATGTCAAATTTGCAACTGGCTTTTGCAACTGGCtcttattaaattggattaacaacaacaacaaagcattttcccactaagagGCTCTTATTAAATTGGATCATTGTAGGAAAATTGTTGAAGATGTGCCTCGAGGTGTCCATGTGAACTTTTTGAAAGCAGAAAGGAGCTTGCACAGATGGGCTCTAGGAGATCTCCAGAGAATTCATGCGGCCGAGGAGCTTGCTGTAGAGGAGGCAGGTGGAGTGGAAATGCATGTCCTTGAGGATGCAGGCCACTGGGTATGTTGCTTTACAGTTTGGAGTTAATCACACAATATGGAACACTTGTGTTTGTAGACGGTGcacacatatataaaaaaaaatcattgacAAGATACTTTAGAATCTTAGAGGTTTTTGATGGATCAGTGGTCCTTGTCAGTTTTACTGCATTTTAGTTAGTTTTTATTATATATctgtatttttctttatttgtttttgggggagaggggggggggggggaagcaGGCTTATTATCGTAGGTGTTTTAGGATTTAGTGCTACATTTGTGTCATTGTCATTCACTAGTGATCCTTCCTTTGCTGTAATGCTACTGAGTCACATAGGAACAGCTTACATCGGTCTAACGCCTACTAAGCTACAACATACACTTGGCAGGGATCTGTAATTACAAAGTCTATTGCTGAATGCTCATCAAAAGGAAAATATGCACAAGGGACCTATAACGAAAAgcctcaacaaaaaaaaaaaacatttttatgtaaaatgtaaATCAAAATAGTCAGTCtcttaatcatgttaaattcaaaaattttcactttaattaaacaaattaGAGACTGAACGAACGATTTTAGAGATATTGCCACATAATCATTATTTTTAAGAGTGCTCAGGTCCGGAATTGTATTGCATTTGGACCTTTACATGGCCCTGGTGATTCCTAATGTTGTAAACCTTTCAGGGTAGGTCAATGTTCAAGTCTTCTAgtcatgtta
Above is a window of Malus sylvestris chromosome 15, drMalSylv7.2, whole genome shotgun sequence DNA encoding:
- the LOC126601824 gene encoding uncharacterized protein LOC126601824 isoform X2, which gives rise to MRRLHGVEIFPSLLTSWRLILFKEHFVQVKWSPAVVVDRSLPKPPTAVFLHGILGSRKNWGTFTRRLAQEFPTWQFLLVDLRCHGDSASIKKRGPHSVSSTALDVLKLVQQLRLIPRVIVGHSFGGKVALSMVDQAAKPFARPVRVWVLDATPGIVRPGGDGEDHPEELISVLSTLPKEVSSKRDVVDALLQKGFSKDVAQWVVTNLRPTKSPGSSPSTFSWVFDLKGIAEMYKSYEETNLWKIVEDVPRGVHVNFLKAERSLHRWALGDLQRIHAAEELAVEEAGGVEMHVLEDAGHWVHADNPDGLFRILSSSFF
- the LOC126601824 gene encoding uncharacterized protein LOC126601824 isoform X1 encodes the protein MAAISNLAGCSHGGNLGIFGERRSQFPSTSGLKTRISWSSKNQLAVGHLGKSDKNSGVRMALVDAKIARSGDFSKPSDILAFDLVQGALVKWSPAVVVDRSLPKPPTAVFLHGILGSRKNWGTFTRRLAQEFPTWQFLLVDLRCHGDSASIKKRGPHSVSSTALDVLKLVQQLRLIPRVIVGHSFGGKVALSMVDQAAKPFARPVRVWVLDATPGIVRPGGDGEDHPEELISVLSTLPKEVSSKRDVVDALLQKGFSKDVAQWVVTNLRPTKSPGSSPSTFSWVFDLKGIAEMYKSYEETNLWKIVEDVPRGVHVNFLKAERSLHRWALGDLQRIHAAEELAVEEAGGVEMHVLEDAGHWVHADNPDGLFRILSSSFF